In one window of Vicinamibacteria bacterium DNA:
- a CDS encoding Hsp70 family protein, with the protein MSKIIGIDLGTTNSVVAVMEGDNPVVLTNPEGGRTTPSVVAFSKSGERLVGQVAKRQAVTNPENTIFSIKRFMGRKFSEVTEENKMVPYKVVEAPNGDVRVSIDGKLFSPPEISAMILQKMKEAAEHHLGEKVTKAVITVPAYFNDSQRQATKDAGKIAGLEVPRIVNEPTAAALAYGLDKKKDETIAVYDFGGGTFDISVLEVGEGVVEVKA; encoded by the coding sequence TTGAGCAAGATCATTGGCATTGACCTCGGGACGACGAACTCGGTGGTGGCGGTCATGGAGGGCGACAACCCGGTCGTCCTCACCAACCCCGAAGGGGGTCGGACGACGCCGTCGGTGGTGGCCTTCTCGAAGAGCGGCGAGCGCCTCGTAGGCCAGGTGGCGAAGCGACAGGCGGTGACGAACCCCGAGAACACGATCTTCTCCATCAAGCGCTTCATGGGCCGGAAGTTCTCCGAGGTGACGGAGGAGAACAAGATGGTCCCCTACAAGGTGGTGGAGGCGCCCAACGGGGATGTCCGCGTGTCCATCGACGGCAAGCTGTTCTCCCCTCCCGAGATCTCGGCCATGATCCTCCAGAAGATGAAGGAGGCGGCGGAGCACCACCTGGGCGAGAAGGTGACGAAGGCCGTGATCACGGTGCCGGCCTACTTCAACGACTCCCAGCGCCAGGCCACCAAGGACGCGGGCAAGATCGCCGGGCTCGAGGTCCCGCGGATCGTGAACGAGCCCACCGCGGCCGCCCTCGCCTACGGCCTGGACAAGAAGAAGGACGAGACGATCGCGGTGTACGACTTCGGGGGCGGCACCTTCGACATCTCCGTGCTGGAGGTGGGCGAGGGGGTGGTGGAGGTTAAGGCC
- a CDS encoding aminotransferase class IV, translated as MATFEYRGDALHSSGPSPTLAAASAALPAGAYTSLRTYGGRRVLRLAQHVRRLEESLPGDSPSLPESTVRAAVTAALEATGHPESRLRLTYAPPRLFVSVEPYEPLPEAFYRAGVACATLGLRRDNPRAKDTRFIATAAEAYRALPPGVQEGLMLGESGTILEGLSSNFFAITGGELRTEEERVLHGVTRALVLEVARGVLPLVLRPVRVDQLAEVDECFITSVSREILPVVTIDGHAIGGGGPGAVTRDLMGRWSTLVQREAEELL; from the coding sequence GTGGCGACGTTCGAATACCGGGGGGACGCGCTTCACTCCTCGGGCCCCAGCCCAACCCTCGCCGCGGCCTCCGCGGCCCTTCCCGCCGGGGCCTACACCAGCCTCCGCACCTATGGGGGCCGCCGGGTCCTGCGCCTCGCCCAGCATGTCCGCCGGCTCGAGGAGTCCCTCCCCGGCGACTCCCCTTCCCTCCCGGAGTCCACCGTCCGCGCGGCCGTGACCGCCGCGCTCGAGGCGACCGGGCACCCCGAGTCGCGGCTGCGTCTGACCTACGCGCCGCCCCGTCTGTTCGTCTCCGTCGAGCCCTACGAGCCTCTGCCGGAGGCCTTCTACCGCGCCGGCGTCGCCTGCGCGACCCTTGGCCTACGTCGCGACAACCCCCGCGCCAAGGACACCCGCTTCATCGCGACCGCCGCCGAGGCCTACCGCGCGCTCCCCCCCGGCGTGCAGGAGGGCCTGATGCTGGGAGAGAGCGGGACGATCCTGGAGGGGCTCTCCAGCAACTTCTTCGCCATCACAGGGGGCGAGCTCCGCACCGAGGAGGAGCGGGTCCTCCACGGGGTGACCCGGGCCCTGGTCCTGGAGGTCGCGCGGGGGGTCCTGCCCCTCGTCCTCCGGCCCGTGCGCGTCGATCAGCTGGCCGAAGTGGACGAGTGCTTCATCACCAGCGTGTCGCGCGAGATCCTGCCCGTGGTGACGATCGACGGCCACGCCATCGGGGGGGGAGG